A region of Archocentrus centrarchus isolate MPI-CPG fArcCen1 unplaced genomic scaffold, fArcCen1 scaffold_76_ctg1, whole genome shotgun sequence DNA encodes the following proteins:
- the LOC115777802 gene encoding DDB1- and CUL4-associated factor 1-like isoform X1, whose product MPPRRASRGQLLAAMYSPDEEPSAAITAALSVLSSAVSAAVAVNSKADLSTLLDEWEEAQRGPTEQLVSVLNKISELIEKETGEYHKADPDPFDDRHPGRVNPNCILGQLLRMIFLNDDFINALLDRYIITSREHSLNTAACRLLQNICPGLETTVVFQEKEGLAERLFGWAREAERPLCVYATGLLARAMSDQEVAASYRDENAQLVPIMIKRLHELQSQEATSHLSPTHTSEKLPQDSQVEATRTSNVTADQQDRIEWVEEEEEEEEERAGESSRTTSKTKPVSLLGSAQKSSRSTRLLPGGLGKKRAIKENGRKAKQKLNFTTSSSSSTTEEDEERTEPSKQPASTSSSWSEMSSMMIGSDFCLSPLSLATEQRLILQYLTQLGEYQELLAVFMQLDVRSLLMSYMDLRHTKNVQLTFDALMHLASLLIHKKFATEFIAHGGVQKLLEVPRPSMAATGVSHCLYYLAYNQDAMERVCTLPDGVLTDMVSYALWLLESSHASGVCHATMFFSISFSFRAVLQLFDQQDGLRRLVNLISTLEILNMENEVSRLSDNQVFSSRQKAKHTCMALRRYFEAHLVLKTEQVKQSLHASDGGAIVPQQPFYKAYSYTRDHIIEMMEFLIECGPPQLHWEPVEVFYKLSCVPLMLQLISTACDWRTYFGRSDTVRYALDILSILMVVPKVQLVLAETVQVLDENMSPVSTVGMSIILGVAEGEVFANDAEIQKSALQVIINCVCAPDQSLNSVGAFAVTPFRPPLPPQQPPTPHNRVLAHMWQVVQNNNGIKVLLALLSVKMPITDADLIRTLACKALVGLSRSSAISQIISKLPLFTRGHIQQLMKEPVLQDKGSEHIRFCRFAIELTERVSGKRLLKGTDVSLARLQKANVVARSRITFSEKELLILIRNHLVAKGLHDTANTLVKEANLPVAAFCLSPSPFCATPPPPASAVPRTCRLTGGIAARLARHVGASPLSSAVSGCPSPSSQSLASLRPSCSSASPSTHTTPPHPSPQGQGSYPIGRILFSRERPVTNCNSGKKLCALKRKSDHGAFIQTPAMKKQMERHLPSPPTLDSIVTEYLREQHARCPNPVTTCPPFSLFTPHRCPEPKQRRQASANFTARLGSRMLYPKYGGVGRGGLDRHLIFSRFRPMSVFHEGNRDESGFTCCAFSACERFLMLGTCFGHLKFYNVFSGEEEANYICHTSAITHLEPSRDGKLLLTSASGSALLSALWSLDGVFSKRNSFADDHYVEFSKLSQDRVIGTNDQVANIYDIQTGQKTLTLNAPALANNYNRNCATFSPTDDLVLNDGVLWDVRASRAIHKFDKFNMNISGVFHPNSLEVIINTEIWDLRTFHLLHTVPTLDQCRVVFNSNATVMYGAMLQADDEDDAMDQQTKSPFGSFFRTFDATDYKPIATVDVKRNVFDLCTDTKDCYLAVIENEDTVSLDTVCRLYEVGRQKLAEEGDDDDEDDEDQDDDSSSDSNDDDDLDTDPLIEELANNNEAENEDRADSRRDEIADGLAGTSDSEDSDSSDEGSDRFDPNVAELFSEASDDALIQSIRDLHDRWFS is encoded by the exons ATGCCCCCGCGCAGAGCCTCCCGGGGACAGCTGCTG GCAGCAATGTATTCCCCAGACGAAGAGCCGTCGGCTGCTATCACGGCTGCCCTGTCTGTGTTATCGAGCGCCGTGTCAGCCGCCGTGGCGGTTAATTCCAAGGCGGATCTCTCCACGTTGCTAGACGAATGGGAGGAAGCACAACGAGGCCCCACGGAGCAGCTGGTATCCGTCCTCAACAA AATATCGGAGCTGATCGAAAAAGAGACGGGAGAGTATCACAAAGCGGACCCCGATCCGTTTGATGACCGTCATCCAG GACGGGTGAATCCCAACTGCATACTGGGACAGCTCCTGAGGATGATCTTTCTGAACGATGACTTCATTAATGCG cTTTTGGACAGGTATATAATAACCAGCAGGGAGCACAGCCTCAACACAGCAGCCTGCCGCCTGCTTCAGAACATCTGCCCGGGCCTGGAGACGACCGTGGTCTTCCAAGAGAAG GAGGGTCTGGCTGAAAGGTTGTTCGGCTGGGCTCGCGAAGCGGAGCGACCGCTGTGTGTCTACGCCACGGGTCTGCTGGCCAGAGCCATGAGCGACCAGGAAGTGGCAGCCAGCTACAGAGACGAGAACGCTCAGCTG GTGCCGATCATGATTAAACGTCTTCATGAGCTGCAGTCTCAAGAGGCCACGAGTCACCTCAGTCCcacccacacctcagagaaacTACCTCAGGACTCTCAGGTTGAAGCCACCCGGACctcaaatgtcacagcagaccAGCAAGACAGGATAGagtgggtggaggaggaggaagaggaggaggaggagagagctggAGAAAGCAGCAGGACCACGTCAAAAACCAAACCCGTGTCTCTGCTCGGTTCAGCCCAGAAGAGCAGCAGGTCTACCCGACTGCTCCCAGGAGGATTAGGGAAGAAACGGGCCATAAAGGAGAATGGGAGGAAGGCAAAGCAGAAACTGAACTttaccacctcctcctcctcaagcACGactgaggaggatgaagagaggACTGAGCCCAGCAAACAGCCAGCCAGCACCTCCTCGTCCTGGTCTGAAATGAGCTCGATGATGATCGGCTCCGACTTCTGCCTTTCACCGCTGAGTTTGGCCACGGAgcagaggctcatcctgcagtATCTGACCCAGCTCGGAGAATACCAGGAG CTGCTTGCTGTCTTCATGCAGCTGGATGTGCGGTCGCTGCTGATGAGCTACATGGACCTCAGACACACCAAGAATGTGCAGCTCACCTTCGATGCCCTGATG CATCTCGCCTCGCTCCTCATCCATAAGAAGTTTGCTACTGAGTTCATCGCTCATGGAGGAGTGCAGAAGCTTCTGGAGGTCCCGAGGCCCTCAATGGCAGCAACGGGCGTGTCTCATTGCCTCTACTACCTGGCATATAACCAAGACGCGATGGAGAGG gTGTGCACTCTCCCAGACGGCGTGCTGACCGACATGGTGTCCTACGCTCTGTGGCTGCTGGAGTCGTCCCACGCTTCAGGCGTCTGCCATGCCACCATGTTCTTCTCCATTTCCTTCTCCTTCAGGGCGGTGCTGCAGCTGTTCGACCAGCAGGACGGCCTGCGGAGGCTCGTCAACCTG ATCAGCACTTTGGAGATCCTCAACATGGAGAACGAGGTGTCCAGATTGAGTGATAACCAAGTCTTCTCCAGCCGGCAGAAGGCCAAACACACCTGCATGGCTCTGCGCAG GTACTTTGAGGCTCACCTCGTCCTGAAGACCGAGCAGGTGAAGCAGTCCCTGCACGCGTCAGACGGGGGTGCCATCGTTCCCCAGCAGCCATTTTACAAG GCATATTCGTACACCAGAGACCACATCATTGAGATGATGGAGTTTCTCATTGAGTGCGGGCCTCCTCAGCTCCACTGGGAGCCGGTCGAGGTCTTCTATAAGCTGTCCTGTGTTCCTCTAATGCTGCAGCTCATATCTACAGCCTGTGACTGGAGGACCTACTTTGGCAG GAGTGACACGGTGCGCTACGCCTTGGACATCCTCTCCATCCTGATGGTGGTTCCTAAAGTGCAGTTGGTCCTGGCAGAAACCGTGCAGGTGTTGGATGAAAACATGTCGCCTGTTTCCACTGTGG gtATGAGCATCATTCTGGGTGTTGCTGAGGGCGAGGTGTTTGCCAACGATGCTGAGATCCAGAAGTCTGCACTACAA GTGATAATAAACTGCGTGTGCGCACCTGACCAGAGCCTGAACTCTGTGGGGGCTTTTGCCGTTACCCCTTTTAGGCCGCCGCTTCCTCCCCagcagccccccaccccccacaacaGGGTGCTGGCACACATGTGGCAAGTAGTGCAGAACAATAATGGCATAAAG GTGCTGCTCGCTCTGCTCTCAGTGAAGATGCCCATCACGGATGCAGATCTGATCCGCACGCTCGCCTGCAAGGCTCTGGTCGGACTCTCTCGCAGCTCCGCCATCAGTCAGATCATCAGCAAGCTGCCGCTCTTCACCCGTGGCCACATTCAGCAG CTGATGAAGGAGCCGGTGCTGCAGGACAAAGGAAGCGAGCATATCCGCTTCTGCCGCTTCGCCATCGAGCTGACCGAGCGAGTGTCCGGCAAGCGTCTCCTCAAGGGCACCGACGTGTCATTGGCTCGCCTGCAGAAGGCCAACGTGGTCGCCCGGTCACGCATCACGTTTTCCGAGAAGGAGCTCCTCATACTGATCAGGAACCACCTGGTGGCCAAAGGGCTCCACGACACGGCAAACACACTTGTTAAAGAGGCAAATTTACCCGTAGCAGCCTTCTGTCTGAGCCCGTCCCCCTTCTGCGCCACCCCTCCACCTCCCGCCTCAGCAGTACCTAGGACTTGCAGGTTAACCGGCGGGATCGCGGCTCGTCTTGCCCGCCACGTTGGAGCCTCTCCCCTGTCCTCGGCTGTTTCAGGCTGCCCTTCACCTTCTTCTCAATCCCTGGCATCTCTTCGCCCTTCATGCTCCTCTGCTTCTCCCTCTACCCACACCACTCCTCCTCATCCTTCACCTCAGGGACAGGGCTCATATCCCATTGGCCGTATTTTGTTCTCACGGGAACGCCCAGTGACCAATTGCAACTCAGGAAAAAAGCTTTGTGCCCTGAAACGAAAGTCGGACCACGGTGCTTTCATACAG ACTCCAGCAATGAAGAAGCAGATGGAGCGCCACCTTCCTTCCCCTCCGACCCTCGACAGCATCGTCACGGAGTACCTGAGGGAACAACACGCCCGCTGCCCCAATCCGGTCACTACGTGCCCCCCTTTCTCGCTGTTCACCCCCCACCGCTGCCCGGAGCCCAAGCAGAGGCGACAAGCGTCTGCCAACTTCACTGCTCGCCTGGGGAGCAGGATGCTGTACCCGAAATATGGAGGTGTGGGCCGCGGGGGCCTGGATAGACATCTGATATTTAGCAG GTTTCGTCCAATGTCGGTCTTCCACGAGGGCAACAGAGACGAGAGCGGCTTTACCTGCTGTGCCTTCTCAGCCTGCGAGCGTTTCCTGATGCTGGGAACCTGCTTCGGTCACCTCAAGTTCTATAACGTCTTCTCCGGAGAAGAGGAGGCCAACTACATCTGCCACACATCTGCCATCACACACCTCGAACCCTCCAGG GATGGGAAGTTGCTGCTGACCTCTGCTTCAGGGAGCGCCCTTTTGTCAGCTCTGTGGAGCTTGGATGGAGTCTTTAGCAAAAG AAACTCCTTTGCAGACGATCACTACGTGGAGTTCAGCAAACTCTCTCAGGACAGAGTCATCGGCACCAATGACCAAGTGGCAAAC ATCTACGACATCCAGACGGGCCAGAAGACTCTGACCCTGAATGCCCCAGCCCTGGCCAACAACTACAATAGGAACTGCGCCACGTTCAGTCCCACCGACGATCTGGTGCTAAACGACGGGGTGCTGTGGGACGTGCGGGCGTCACGGGCCATCCACAAGTTCGACAAGTTCAACATGAACATCAGCGGGGTTTTCCATCCCAACAGCCTGGAAGTCATCATCAACACGGAGATT TGGGACCTGAGGACCTTCCACCTGCTGCACACCGTCCCCACCCTCGACCAGTGCAGGGTGGTCTTCAACAGCAACGCCACTGTCATGTACGGAG CTATGCTCCAAGccgatgatgaggatgatgccATGGACCAGCAGACGAAGAGTCCATTCGGATCCTTCTTTAGAACCTTTGATGCTACAGACTACAAGCCCATCG CCACAGTGGATGTGAAGAGGAACGTGTTTGACCTGTGCACAGACACCAAGGACTGCTACCTGGCTGTCATTGAG AACGAGGACACCGTGAGCTTGGACACAGTGTGCCGTCTGTACGAGGTGGGACGACAGAAACTAGCAGAGGAGGGAGACGATGATGATGAG GATGATGAAGATCAGGATGATGACAGTTCCTCAGACtccaatgatgatgatgatttagacACAGACCCGCTCATAGAGGAACTGGCCAATAACAATGAGGCAGAAAACGAGGACCGAGCCGACTCACGCAGAGATGAG attgccGATGGTCTTGCTGGCACCAGTGACTCCGAGGACTCGGACAGTAGTGATGAGGGATCTGATCGGTTTGACCCCAACGTAGCAGAAT
- the LOC115777802 gene encoding DDB1- and CUL4-associated factor 1-like isoform X6, which yields MPPRRASRGQLLAAMYSPDEEPSAAITAALSVLSSAVSAAVAVNSKADLSTLLDEWEEAQRGPTEQLVSVLNKISELIEKETGEYHKADPDPFDDRHPGRVNPNCILGQLLRMIFLNDDFINALLDRYIITSREHSLNTAACRLLQNICPGLETTVVFQEKEGLAERLFGWAREAERPLCVYATGLLARAMSDQEVAASYRDENAQLVPIMIKRLHELQSQEATSHLSPTHTSEKLPQDSQVEATRTSNVTADQQDRIEWVEEEEEEEEERAGESSRTTSKTKPVSLLGSAQKSSRSTRLLPGGLGKKRAIKENGRKAKQKLNFTTSSSSSTTEEDEERTEPSKQPASTSSSWSEMSSMMIGSDFCLSPLSLATEQRLILQYLTQLGEYQELLAVFMQLDVRSLLMSYMDLRHTKNVQLTFDALMHLASLLIHKKFATEFIAHGGVQKLLEVPRPSMAATGVSHCLYYLAYNQDAMERVCTLPDGVLTDMVSYALWLLESSHASGVCHATMFFSISFSFRAVLQLFDQQDGLRRLVNLISTLEILNMENEVSRLSDNQVFSSRQKAKHTCMALRRYFEAHLVLKTEQVKQSLHASDGGAIVPQQPFYKAYSYTRDHIIEMMEFLIECGPPQLHWEPVEVFYKLSCVPLMLQLISTACDWRTYFGRSDTVRYALDILSILMVVPKVQLVLAETVQVLDENMSPVSTVGMSIILGVAEGEVFANDAEIQKSALQVIINCVCAPDQSLNSVGAFAVTPFRPPLPPQQPPTPHNRVLAHMWQVVQNNNGIKVLLALLSVKMPITDADLIRTLACKALVGLSRSSAISQIISKLPLFTRGHIQQLMKEPVLQDKGSEHIRFCRFAIELTERVSGKRLLKGTDVSLARLQKANVVARSRITFSEKELLILIRNHLVAKGLHDTANTLVKEANLPVAAFSPPASAVPRTCRLTGGIAARLARHVGASPLSSAVSGCPSPSSQSLASLRPSCSSASPSTHTTPPHPSPQGQGSYPIGRILFSRERPVTNCNSGKKLCALKRKSDHGAFIQTPAMKKQMERHLPSPPTLDSIVTEYLREQHARCPNPVTTCPPFSLFTPHRCPEPKQRRQASANFTARLGSRMLYPKYGGVGRGGLDRHLIFSRFRPMSVFHEGNRDESGFTCCAFSACERFLMLGTCFGHLKFYNVFSGEEEANYICHTSAITHLEPSRDGKLLLTSASGSALLSALWSLDGVFSKRNSFADDHYVEFSKLSQDRVIGTNDQVANVGHPKVSAFTHDNRRTFHLLHTVPTLDQCRVVFNSNATVMYGAMLQADDEDDAMDQQTKSPFGSFFRTFDATDYKPIATVDVKRNVFDLCTDTKDCYLAVIENEDTVSLDTVCRLYEVGRQKLAEEGDDDDEDDEDQDDDSSSDSNDDDDLDTDPLIEELANNNEAENEDRADSRRDEIADGLAGTSDSEDSDSSDEGSDRFDPNVAELFSEASDDALIQSIRDLHDRWFS from the exons ATGCCCCCGCGCAGAGCCTCCCGGGGACAGCTGCTG GCAGCAATGTATTCCCCAGACGAAGAGCCGTCGGCTGCTATCACGGCTGCCCTGTCTGTGTTATCGAGCGCCGTGTCAGCCGCCGTGGCGGTTAATTCCAAGGCGGATCTCTCCACGTTGCTAGACGAATGGGAGGAAGCACAACGAGGCCCCACGGAGCAGCTGGTATCCGTCCTCAACAA AATATCGGAGCTGATCGAAAAAGAGACGGGAGAGTATCACAAAGCGGACCCCGATCCGTTTGATGACCGTCATCCAG GACGGGTGAATCCCAACTGCATACTGGGACAGCTCCTGAGGATGATCTTTCTGAACGATGACTTCATTAATGCG cTTTTGGACAGGTATATAATAACCAGCAGGGAGCACAGCCTCAACACAGCAGCCTGCCGCCTGCTTCAGAACATCTGCCCGGGCCTGGAGACGACCGTGGTCTTCCAAGAGAAG GAGGGTCTGGCTGAAAGGTTGTTCGGCTGGGCTCGCGAAGCGGAGCGACCGCTGTGTGTCTACGCCACGGGTCTGCTGGCCAGAGCCATGAGCGACCAGGAAGTGGCAGCCAGCTACAGAGACGAGAACGCTCAGCTG GTGCCGATCATGATTAAACGTCTTCATGAGCTGCAGTCTCAAGAGGCCACGAGTCACCTCAGTCCcacccacacctcagagaaacTACCTCAGGACTCTCAGGTTGAAGCCACCCGGACctcaaatgtcacagcagaccAGCAAGACAGGATAGagtgggtggaggaggaggaagaggaggaggaggagagagctggAGAAAGCAGCAGGACCACGTCAAAAACCAAACCCGTGTCTCTGCTCGGTTCAGCCCAGAAGAGCAGCAGGTCTACCCGACTGCTCCCAGGAGGATTAGGGAAGAAACGGGCCATAAAGGAGAATGGGAGGAAGGCAAAGCAGAAACTGAACTttaccacctcctcctcctcaagcACGactgaggaggatgaagagaggACTGAGCCCAGCAAACAGCCAGCCAGCACCTCCTCGTCCTGGTCTGAAATGAGCTCGATGATGATCGGCTCCGACTTCTGCCTTTCACCGCTGAGTTTGGCCACGGAgcagaggctcatcctgcagtATCTGACCCAGCTCGGAGAATACCAGGAG CTGCTTGCTGTCTTCATGCAGCTGGATGTGCGGTCGCTGCTGATGAGCTACATGGACCTCAGACACACCAAGAATGTGCAGCTCACCTTCGATGCCCTGATG CATCTCGCCTCGCTCCTCATCCATAAGAAGTTTGCTACTGAGTTCATCGCTCATGGAGGAGTGCAGAAGCTTCTGGAGGTCCCGAGGCCCTCAATGGCAGCAACGGGCGTGTCTCATTGCCTCTACTACCTGGCATATAACCAAGACGCGATGGAGAGG gTGTGCACTCTCCCAGACGGCGTGCTGACCGACATGGTGTCCTACGCTCTGTGGCTGCTGGAGTCGTCCCACGCTTCAGGCGTCTGCCATGCCACCATGTTCTTCTCCATTTCCTTCTCCTTCAGGGCGGTGCTGCAGCTGTTCGACCAGCAGGACGGCCTGCGGAGGCTCGTCAACCTG ATCAGCACTTTGGAGATCCTCAACATGGAGAACGAGGTGTCCAGATTGAGTGATAACCAAGTCTTCTCCAGCCGGCAGAAGGCCAAACACACCTGCATGGCTCTGCGCAG GTACTTTGAGGCTCACCTCGTCCTGAAGACCGAGCAGGTGAAGCAGTCCCTGCACGCGTCAGACGGGGGTGCCATCGTTCCCCAGCAGCCATTTTACAAG GCATATTCGTACACCAGAGACCACATCATTGAGATGATGGAGTTTCTCATTGAGTGCGGGCCTCCTCAGCTCCACTGGGAGCCGGTCGAGGTCTTCTATAAGCTGTCCTGTGTTCCTCTAATGCTGCAGCTCATATCTACAGCCTGTGACTGGAGGACCTACTTTGGCAG GAGTGACACGGTGCGCTACGCCTTGGACATCCTCTCCATCCTGATGGTGGTTCCTAAAGTGCAGTTGGTCCTGGCAGAAACCGTGCAGGTGTTGGATGAAAACATGTCGCCTGTTTCCACTGTGG gtATGAGCATCATTCTGGGTGTTGCTGAGGGCGAGGTGTTTGCCAACGATGCTGAGATCCAGAAGTCTGCACTACAA GTGATAATAAACTGCGTGTGCGCACCTGACCAGAGCCTGAACTCTGTGGGGGCTTTTGCCGTTACCCCTTTTAGGCCGCCGCTTCCTCCCCagcagccccccaccccccacaacaGGGTGCTGGCACACATGTGGCAAGTAGTGCAGAACAATAATGGCATAAAG GTGCTGCTCGCTCTGCTCTCAGTGAAGATGCCCATCACGGATGCAGATCTGATCCGCACGCTCGCCTGCAAGGCTCTGGTCGGACTCTCTCGCAGCTCCGCCATCAGTCAGATCATCAGCAAGCTGCCGCTCTTCACCCGTGGCCACATTCAGCAG CTGATGAAGGAGCCGGTGCTGCAGGACAAAGGAAGCGAGCATATCCGCTTCTGCCGCTTCGCCATCGAGCTGACCGAGCGAGTGTCCGGCAAGCGTCTCCTCAAGGGCACCGACGTGTCATTGGCTCGCCTGCAGAAGGCCAACGTGGTCGCCCGGTCACGCATCACGTTTTCCGAGAAGGAGCTCCTCATACTGATCAGGAACCACCTGGTGGCCAAAGGGCTCCACGACACGGCAAACACACTTGTTAAAGAGGCAAATTTACCCGTAGCAGCCTTCT CACCTCCCGCCTCAGCAGTACCTAGGACTTGCAGGTTAACCGGCGGGATCGCGGCTCGTCTTGCCCGCCACGTTGGAGCCTCTCCCCTGTCCTCGGCTGTTTCAGGCTGCCCTTCACCTTCTTCTCAATCCCTGGCATCTCTTCGCCCTTCATGCTCCTCTGCTTCTCCCTCTACCCACACCACTCCTCCTCATCCTTCACCTCAGGGACAGGGCTCATATCCCATTGGCCGTATTTTGTTCTCACGGGAACGCCCAGTGACCAATTGCAACTCAGGAAAAAAGCTTTGTGCCCTGAAACGAAAGTCGGACCACGGTGCTTTCATACAG ACTCCAGCAATGAAGAAGCAGATGGAGCGCCACCTTCCTTCCCCTCCGACCCTCGACAGCATCGTCACGGAGTACCTGAGGGAACAACACGCCCGCTGCCCCAATCCGGTCACTACGTGCCCCCCTTTCTCGCTGTTCACCCCCCACCGCTGCCCGGAGCCCAAGCAGAGGCGACAAGCGTCTGCCAACTTCACTGCTCGCCTGGGGAGCAGGATGCTGTACCCGAAATATGGAGGTGTGGGCCGCGGGGGCCTGGATAGACATCTGATATTTAGCAG GTTTCGTCCAATGTCGGTCTTCCACGAGGGCAACAGAGACGAGAGCGGCTTTACCTGCTGTGCCTTCTCAGCCTGCGAGCGTTTCCTGATGCTGGGAACCTGCTTCGGTCACCTCAAGTTCTATAACGTCTTCTCCGGAGAAGAGGAGGCCAACTACATCTGCCACACATCTGCCATCACACACCTCGAACCCTCCAGG GATGGGAAGTTGCTGCTGACCTCTGCTTCAGGGAGCGCCCTTTTGTCAGCTCTGTGGAGCTTGGATGGAGTCTTTAGCAAAAG AAACTCCTTTGCAGACGATCACTACGTGGAGTTCAGCAAACTCTCTCAGGACAGAGTCATCGGCACCAATGACCAAGTGGCAAACGTAGGTCACCCAAAGGTTTCTGCATTTACTCATGATAACAGAC GGACCTTCCACCTGCTGCACACCGTCCCCACCCTCGACCAGTGCAGGGTGGTCTTCAACAGCAACGCCACTGTCATGTACGGAG CTATGCTCCAAGccgatgatgaggatgatgccATGGACCAGCAGACGAAGAGTCCATTCGGATCCTTCTTTAGAACCTTTGATGCTACAGACTACAAGCCCATCG CCACAGTGGATGTGAAGAGGAACGTGTTTGACCTGTGCACAGACACCAAGGACTGCTACCTGGCTGTCATTGAG AACGAGGACACCGTGAGCTTGGACACAGTGTGCCGTCTGTACGAGGTGGGACGACAGAAACTAGCAGAGGAGGGAGACGATGATGATGAG GATGATGAAGATCAGGATGATGACAGTTCCTCAGACtccaatgatgatgatgatttagacACAGACCCGCTCATAGAGGAACTGGCCAATAACAATGAGGCAGAAAACGAGGACCGAGCCGACTCACGCAGAGATGAG attgccGATGGTCTTGCTGGCACCAGTGACTCCGAGGACTCGGACAGTAGTGATGAGGGATCTGATCGGTTTGACCCCAACGTAGCAGAAT